A segment of the Lycium ferocissimum isolate CSIRO_LF1 chromosome 5, AGI_CSIRO_Lferr_CH_V1, whole genome shotgun sequence genome:
GAGGAATACACACCATTTATACGCAAGTACTTCATTTGTTAAGTTCTTTACTGTTTTACTAAGGGCTTTATCACAGGCTTGGCCGGAGAAATCACCACCGAGCTCAATCAAGGCTTAGGCTATCCTCAACCTTGTTTTGCTTTATTTCGTTTACATTAGATTTACTTGCATATTATATTAATTTACTGGTTATTTTGATCCACGTATTCTTGATCACGAACACAAATTCAACTGAACAGTTTTTCCGGTAAACACAAGTGTCAACCTACACtacaaggggaaaaaaaaaacactatgaTGTAAGACATGCATCATTTGATAAccaaggaaaaaatattttggtaATCCTACAAGGTGAAGAATATGTTTGTCTTTGAGCTTTTAAGAGCCTATTAATTTGAAACAGGTAAGATAAATTAAAAGTGGATatatctaaaaaagaaaaatatctcGGTTAATTAGTGAGATCTTTTTTTTCTACTTTGATAAAAAATACTTTCATCGAGTTCAAATAAAATTGTTTTGACAAacaaaattatatcaaatatttgacattttacaAAACTGAAAATCATTTATTATTATCTTTTATCCAAATCTCTCATCATTAAAACATTTAAGGAGAGATAAAAGATAGAAATGATTAGACGACACATCGTATAACTAAGACGGACTATCTTTTCTAAGGACGTGCAAAAAGtcaaataataccaacatcgGCTTTTCACAAATTCATCTAATTAAGTagtaaattttcaaataaaacgcttttaaaaaattcatgtAATTATTAGCTTCCAGAAAAAATAATTCCTCCACATTAGCGTATAGCATATTGCTGAACCGTCCGTTTTCTCTTCCActtgagtgattttattgacTAAAAGAGACTTATTTGACATGTTAACGGACGAACTTCATCACTATCCGATATTAATCCCTATGCTTTTCATTGCAAAATGTTAAAGTCAAAGTGCATTAACACAAGACTCATAATTTGGAAATCTTGGGTGGATGTACAATTACTACCTCCATCTCTTTCATCTAACGGAAAAATTTATTTCACATTCAATATAAGTAAATGGTTTACATTTTATCAATAAATTGTTGttaattaatttgtatttttcatCTCTATTGTCACTTAACTAAGATAAACTaacataatttaacttaaatataGAGTGTCAGTAATTAAATACTTCACTTCATTACCAATGCCTTTATACCTAGGTTCTTTCTTAAACAGCATTTTTTTGTATGGCTTTTCTAATTCCTCTTTACAATTTTACCAAAACTTTTTGTCACCACTTTTTCATTGAGAAGTCtgatttaaatatatttaaaatcggCTCATTCTAATTACTTgtcaatttattttaatttaaaaaggcATGGTTGATATATAACCTAATCTTTTATCCAATTTAGGATCAAAATTTATAATAATCTAGTGAAATTGATGAATTTCCACACTATAGGTATGAATTCAATTCTATAATTTtaccaaaattaaaaagaaaaaaggaaagccATATACAGAAAAGAAAACCTCTGCATATCTAACATCAAGTGggactccttccaaaagaaagtctttttgtgttttttaatAATCGTGTGCTTTTTTAATAATCGTCTGATATTCAGGATCAAAGGCTCTAGCCTATGGCAGAACTgagtaatatattttttttattaaactttTCATCAAAGTAAAATTGTAAACTCTAACACCTACCAATATAaatatgattatattttgaCTGTATACGTTGTACATGAATGCGTCCAATCAAAGTATTTGTTATTCTATAGTAAAAACTTGTTCAAGTCAGTTTTGAGAAGCAATCATCCATTAAAGTTGTAAACTTGTAATTATTGCTCTTTCTTGTCCTTTAAAGACACCTTTAGCTCCTGGTCCCCCATATATCCTTGTCTTATTCTTAATCAATTGTAAATCCCACAAAAACTATTTTATTACCAGCTTAATGACCATCAAAGAGTTATGGTTAAATGGTAAATACCCATTTAATCTTAACCAATGGTTTAGAGTTCGAGTCTTAGGAATAAGGCCGAATATGATAGGGAGCTTACCCTAAGTGAGACTTCCCGATGCAAATTCGGATTAGCGGAGCCCAAAATTAAGCGTATACCAAGTGGTCTAGAGTTTGACTTCGGAGGAATAAAGTCGAATTTGGTAGGGAGAGTTTACTACTAACGCGGGACTTCCCAACACAAATTTGAATTAATCAGGCCCCAAAATAGGTACCAAACATCAGgtggaaaactaaaaaaaaaaaaaaaaagaaaaaaaaaggattttatgaTTGATAACATTGAACATTACAATCAAGAGTTACACTGGAATGAATAGGATCTCTTTACCCttaagtttgaatttgaatcCTAAATGCGAACTTTTTTTTGGTAAGGAACACTTTCCCATTAATCCCTTTAATGAACTTTATGCAACGGGAATTCGAATTAATCGATGATGTACCATACGGAtaccgaataaaaaaaaaaaagaatacttAACATTTTCTTGTCATCCTTTCCTTTGGAGAACAGAAATTGAAAACGAAAGATAATCATTTTGCCCAAGACATTATCTAAAAGCTAGGCTGGTGGAGCATTGAAATTCCTACTAACAGGAGAAAACTTACCCATAGGAACTATGATAAGACAAGTAAAGTAAGATGTCAATATCTTATCTCACTGTTTAATTGTCCAAAATGAACagtatttttataaaatcaacCAATAAAATAAACCCTTTTTATTAGTTTTGTATGTCCATTAATAATTGTCACCAGGCCATAGTCCATATATTCATAACTTACCTAACCTCTCCTCAAAACCCTTCTGTCTGCTTTTGACAAAATTGGGAGCTGCTGAAGGTTGAAAGCAACTAGCTAGTCACTCTTCCACAAAGACAACTCACCCTACCAAGATCAAGAAAAGACTCCAAATGATTTTTGTATTGCTCCATTAATCCTTTCATTTTATGCTAAGACGTTTGactatataaaaaatttcagaaagataaaacttttaaaacttgttgaATACATATTTTTGTAGCCATAAAAGAATAGTCTGATCCACAAAATATACAGCGTTCACACAAAGTTTAGGGAAGGGCTGCACCCTGACTCCCCAAGGGAGGGTGTAACGTACACACCTACCCAATAAGTATCATTATTTCACGACTTGAACTCATGATCTATAGATCATACGAAGATAATTTTTTCGTCGCTCTAAGGCTCTCCCTTCTATGAAATTATGTCATAAGAACAAAATAGAATATttcaaagttaaattatttctaaatataacaCATTCATTGAGAAGAAAGAATATCACATAAAATGGAGCATCAGAAGTACATTAATAATGCAcacattctttttttaatttgaacaaaaaagaggattttttttggaacaagtCCAAAAGCCCCTTTTGATATGGGCatacaattatatatattttaaggtTATTTtgttacatacatataataataataaattaatgAATCTATGAACAAAAGGCACAacaaaaagatgacaaaaagaaGCCATCCAAGCTTCTTTCTTGATTATTGAACTAGACTAGGTCCATGCCACCACCATTGAAGCTGATTTCAGATGAAGAAGTTGAAAGTGTGATCATACCATTCAAATCAGAAACACTATCTTGCAAAGTCATTAGCAAATGAGATGTGCTGAAACTCATTGATGGCTTAGCCCTTGGTACAATTGGAACTTCAGCCTCACCTACTAGCATTTGCACCACTCCCCTCATTGTTGGCCTAGCCATAGGGTCAGGATGTGAACAAGCCAAACCAACTAAAAGAACCCTTCTCATTTCTTGTTCATCAAACTCACCACTCAATCTTGAATCAGCTGCTGCTAGTAAATTCCCATCTTTGTGCAATCCCCACACCCACTCAACCAAATTGCTATTGAGTCCAAATTTCCCAACCCCATTTGTTTCTTTATCAATTGGCCTCCTCCCACTAGCCACTTCAAGAACCACTGCCCCATAGCTAAAGACATCAGTTTTCTCAGTTGCTCTACCTGTAAAACAAGTATCCTTTGCCATCAGTCATTGAATGATAAATAACTACAAGTGACGGAGGCAAATGATTTAAACAACggaaaatcaaaattttgaaaaattatatcGGGAATGACCAGATATAATTTGATCATTATGAACAAATTCAAAATCTTTATAGATAGAAGCCAATCATTTCTTtttgataaccgtggtgtccgggccaacttgcgcgcacctcgactaattccactgGATACCAGGTAACTCTATCCACTAAGGCTAGGACAGataggaagaaatcacctagtatttTTGTCTCTGATAGAGCCAATCATTAATTCCGATACATAAATCGGTTAACAACAGAACAACAAAAACTTTGACTAAAGAAGGGCGATTCCCCTAAGCAATTGAAGGGCTCTACCTGTCAACAAGTATTCCGGTGCCAAGTACCCCATTGTTCCTGCTGCTACTGTTGCATCAGGTGATTTGTCATGTTCAATTTGCCTTGCTAGTCCAAAATCTCCCAATCTTGCATTGAACCCTTCATCCAACATAATGTTACTACTCTTAACATCCCTATGAATGACTTGATTTTCACATTCTTGATGTAAATATGCTAATGCAGAAGCAACCCCTAACAAAATTTTCCTCCTATGTGACCAAGGAAGTACCATTCTCGACTCAAATAATGCCTTATCAAGACTACCATTAGGCATCAAATCATAAACTAACAAGATTTCACCTTTCTCATGACACCATCCTTGTAGCCTAACAAGATTTCTATGCCTAAGTGTTCCAATTATTGATAATTCAGACAAAAACTCAGCTTTCCCTTGTCCGCTATGACTACACCTCTTTACTGCAACAATTTCACCAGTCTCACTCAAAATCCCTTTATAAACTGTCCCAAATGCACCATGCCCTATAATTTTACTCGAATCGAAACCTTTCGTCGCGATTTTAAGCTCCTTATAGCTGAATTCCTTAGGCATTTTTATAATATCACATCCCAATTTAATCTCAGAAC
Coding sequences within it:
- the LOC132057265 gene encoding L-type lectin-domain containing receptor kinase VIII.1-like, encoding MEIYLLLIVLLCFSVLSIATTEFDFGGLTLSSLKLLGDAHLGDNTIKLTRDLSVPNSGAGKVLYSKPVSFRQPNLDFPASFSTFFSFSVSNLNPSSIGGGLAFVITGDDVSVGDSGGYLGIMDAKGGQNGNLGFAVEFDTLMDVEFKDINGNHVGLDLNSMVSSEVGNLDSIGVDLKSGDLVNSWIDYSGSMKKMNVFVSYSNLKPKEPFLSVVIDLSEYVNDFMFVGFSGSTQGSTEIHSIEWWSFTSSFDTNPNPKSPVAAPPPPTASLMNPTADVNPVKSPPPEQIAPAGSSGSANAVQRSSSKKVLNGAVVGVVTASAFFLAFATLVLIWLYSKKFKNVKSSEIKLGCDIIKMPKEFSYKELKIATKGFDSSKIIGHGAFGTVYKGILSETGEIVAVKRCSHSGQGKAEFLSELSIIGTLRHRNLVRLQGWCHEKGEILLVYDLMPNGSLDKALFESRMVLPWSHRRKILLGVASALAYLHQECENQVIHRDVKSSNIMLDEGFNARLGDFGLARQIEHDKSPDATVAAGTMGYLAPEYLLTGRATEKTDVFSYGAVVLEVASGRRPIDKETNGVGKFGLNSNLVEWVWGLHKDGNLLAAADSRLSGEFDEQEMRRVLLVGLACSHPDPMARPTMRGVVQMLVGEAEVPIVPRAKPSMSFSTSHLLMTLQDSVSDLNGMITLSTSSSEISFNGGGMDLV